From Erigeron canadensis isolate Cc75 chromosome 8, C_canadensis_v1, whole genome shotgun sequence, one genomic window encodes:
- the LOC122580177 gene encoding uncharacterized protein LOC122580177, with amino-acid sequence MTRVTDSVNSASPLPSTIKFLYSYNGKIMPRQIDGKLRYIGGHTRILSVDRSISFSELSVKFFEACGFSGELKCKLPSEDLDVLVSVTGDDDLKAVVEEYRRVSPESKIRAVLFPVKSLKTISPVPSDGSLVDFTARKPPRYPVKSAVKSCRDAPPFVTGFRPNPRRKYVVQGCNYSQ; translated from the coding sequence ATGACTCGCGTAACTGATTCCGTTAACTCTGCGTCACCGTTACCGTCAACAATCAAATTTCTCTACAGTTACAACGGAAAAATCATGCCACGTCAGATCGACGGCAAGCTCCGTTACATCGGCGGCCACACCAGAATCCTCTCCGTCGACCGTTCCATCTCGTTCTCTGAACTCTCCGTCAAATTCTTCGAAGCGTGTGGATTCTCCGGCGAGTTGAAGTGTAAACTACCGTCTGAAGATCTGGATGTGCTCGTTTCCGTCACCGGAGACGATGATCTCAAAGCCGTTGTGGAAGAGTATCGCCGTGTTTCGCCGGAATCGAAGATCAGAGCGGTTTTGTTTCCTGTGAAATCGTTGAAGACGATATCGCCTGTTCCGTCAGATGGTTCGCTGGTTGATTTTACGGCGAGGAAACCGCCACGGTATCCGGTTAAGTCCGCCGTTAAGTCTTGCCGTGATGCTCCGCCGTTTGTTACTGGTTTCCGTCCAAACCCTAGGCGAAAGTATGTGGTTCAGGGATGCAATTACAGTCAGTAA
- the LOC122580204 gene encoding C2 and GRAM domain-containing protein At5g50170, whose amino-acid sequence MRLYVYVLEGRDWVVEESFLKLEVGNFKSKTRGLKNTRNPIWNEEFAFKVDKDYYDDEFVVCVYSHHKNDDVNDDENDHVGWFKSGSKHLVGRVRIPLWSIAAEENHHLPPTWFSIESTSKSYKKECGKILLALSLRERNQEISNGHQFYPQPSITNAGDGCDSNQSPLQSSKMPKSPRKMIKSIAKRFEKLFNKHDDSSMKDDSSDLPTVSSDNGESTEESTVTTSFEDAMETMESIDDKNEMPKDLQGGVLIDETYIVPPKDLNHAIFGPDSQFRKDLTAIQGATDFHEGPWVWESDKMYSLTRTVTYLNAATKLVKANKVTEEQTYIKANGKEFAVFVRVNTPEVPYGSAFQVELLYKIMQGLQIGGEETSRIIITWGINFHQSTMMKGMIVSGAKQGLKESFDQFAGFLNQTFKRVDKLTSSDKSQTLATLQDEHQSDWESAVGYFCNFTVISTLFMVVYVFVHILLCEPHQLQGLEFNGLELPDTFGQFITCGIIFFNLERFYMMVSHFVQARLCRGNDHGVKAQGEGWVLTVAIVEATNLAPLDSSGFSDPYVVLTCNGKTRTSSVKLQTLDPQWNEILEFDAAEEPPSLLDVEVFDFDGPFGEPTSLGHSEIRFLRHTSEELADMWVPLKGKLAQSLQSKLHLRIFLDNNNGADTIKDYLTKVEKEAGKKINVKSPHRNSTFQKLFSLPPEEFLVSDFSCSLRRKFPLQGRLFVSSRLVGFYANLFGHKTRFSFLWEDVEDIQVLPPSLASVGSPMLMMVLRKGRGVDARHGAKSEDDEGRLRFYFHSFVSFDSASRTIMALWRTRSSTSDQKTDTFEDQHEEDITDCSLDQQEPEENISSHLVVEDAKMSKVYSAELPLSVESVMEIFKGGKLEHKVMQKLSCLNYNTTNWEPVPDRLDVLERHLFYKFNKRVSSFGGDVTCAQKMSAATDGKGWIVTESMSLHDVPFGDHYYVQLKYEVMNGRPGWCACDVFVGVVWLKSCKFEQRITRNIVLKFGDRIREMFELVEREMLLPVDDSS is encoded by the exons atgaggctatatgtatatgtattagaAGGTAGGGATTGGGTAGTTGAAGAATCATTTTTAAAGCTTGAAGTTGGAAACTTTAAATCAAAAACAAGAGGTTTGAAGAATACAAGAAACCCAATTTGGAATGAAGAGTTTGCATTTAAAGTTGATAAAGATTATTATGATGATGAGTTTGTTGTGTGTGTTTATAGTCatcataaaaatgatgatgttaatgatgatgaaaatgatcaTGTTGGTTGGTTTAAAAGTGGGTCAAAGCATTTGGTGGGTCGGGTTCGGATCCCTTTGTGGTCTATTGCTGCTGAAGAGAATCATCATTTGCCACCTACTTGGTTTTCTATTGAAAGTACTTCCAAGTCTTATAAGAAAGAATGTG GGAAGATTCTTCTTGCTCTTTCACTGCGTGAGAGAAACCAAGAAATATCCAATGGCCATCAATTCTACCCGCAACCGAGTATCACCAACGCTGGTGATGGATGTGATAGCAACCAAAGCCCGTTACAGAGTTCTAAGATGCCAAAATCACCTCGCAAAATGATAAAATCCATTGCTAAGCGGTTCGAGAAGCTTTTCAATAAACACGATGATTCCTCCATGAAAGACGATTCATCTGATTTACCCACAGTTTCATCTGACAATGGTGAATCAACCGAAGAATCTACAGTCACTACTTCGTTTGAGGATGCAATGGAAACCATGGAGTCAATAGATGATAAAAACGAAATGCCCAAAGATCTACAAGGAGGTGTTCTTATTGATGAAACATACATAGTACCTCCTAAAGATCTCAATCATGCAATATTCGGACCAGATTCACAGTTTAGGAAAGATTTGACAGCAATTCAGGGTGCAACAGACTTTCATGAGGGCCCATGGGTATGGGAATCTGATAAAATGTATTCCTTGACCCGCACAGTTACTTACCTAAATGCCGCAACAAAACTGGTTAAAGCTAATAAAGTAACCGAAGAACAAACTTACATTAAAGCAAACGGAAAAGAGTTTGCAGTTTTTGTAAGAGTGAATACACCTGAGGTTCCTTATGGGAGTGCCTTTCAAGTTGAACTACTTTATAAGATAATGCAAGGGCTCCAGATTGGAGGAGAGGAAACATCACGGATTATAATCACGTGGGGAATTAATTTTCATCAAAGTACGATGATGAAGGGAATGATTGTAAGTGGAGCTAAGCAAGGATTGAAGGAGAGTTTTGACCAGTTTGCGGGGTTTCTTAATCAAACATTTAAACGGGTGGATAAGTTGACATCTTCAGACAAAAGTCAAACACTGGCAACTTTGCAGGATGAACACCAATCGGATTGGGAGTCAGCAGTGGGATATTTTTGTAACTTCACTGTGATTTCTACATTATTTATGGTTGTTTATGTCTTTGTGCATATCTTACTATGTGAGCCGCATCAACTTCAAGGTTTAGAGTTCAATGGTCTCGAATTGCCGGACACGTTTGGTCAATTTATAACATGTGGGATAATTTTCTTCAACTTGGAACGTTTTTATATGATGGTTTCACATTTCGTCCAAGCTAGGCTTTGTAGAG GGAATGATCATGGTGTCAAGGCTCAAGGGGAAGGTTGGGTGCTTACTGTAGCCATCGTCGAGGCCACCAACTTAGCTCCATTGGATTCTTCGGGTTTCTCGGATCCATATGTTGTGTTGACATGCAATGGAAAGACGCGAACGAGCTCCGTCAAGCTTCAGACACTTGATCCTCAATGGAACG AAATACTCGAATTTGATGCTGCTGAAGAACCGCCATCATTATTAGATGTTGAAGTTTTTGACTTTGATGGTCCTTTTGGTGAACCGACTTCACTTGGTCACTCGGAGATTAGATTTTTGAGACATACTTCCGAAGAATTGGCCGACATGTGGGTTCCACTCAAGGGAAAACTTGCACAGTCTTTACAGTCTAAGTTGCATTTAAGAATATTCTTGGATAATAATAATGGAGCTGATACCATTAAAGATTACCTGACAAAAGTCGAGAAAGAAGCAGGGAAAAAG ATCAATGTAAAGTCGCCTCATAGGAACTCAACATTTCAGAAGCTTTTTAGCTTGCCACCCGAGGAATTTCTTGTCAGCGATTTTTCATGCTCTCTTAGAAGAAAGTTTCCTCTCCAG GGTCGATTGTTTGTTTCTTCAAGGCTTGTTGGGTTTTACGCAAACTTATTTGGTCACAAAACGAGGTTTTCGTTCCTTTGGGAAGATGTGGAAGATATTCAAGTGCTTCCTCCATCACTGGCATCTGTTGGCAGCCCGATGCTTATGATGGTTCTGCGCAAAGGCCGAGGTGTAGATGCCAGGCATGGTGCAAAGTCTGAAGATGATGAGGGGAGACTCCGTTTCTATTTCCATTCATTTGTGTCATTCGATTCAGCCAGCCG GACAATTATGGCCTTATGGAGAACAAGATCATCAACCTCGGATCAGAAAACTGACACGTTTGAGGATCAACATGAAGAAGATATAACCGACTGTTCTCTAGATCAACAGGAACCGGAAGAGAATATTAGTTCCCATTTGGTTGTTGAGGATGCAAAAATGTCTAAGGTCTACTCAGCAGAGCTGCCGCTCAGT GTCGAGTCAGTGATGGAGATCTTTAAAGGAGGAAAGCTGGAGCATAAAGTTATGCAAAAGTTAAGCTGTTTGAATTACAACACAACCAATTGGGAACCAGTACCAGATCGTTTGGATGTGCTTGAACGGCATTTATTTTACAAGTTCAATAAGAGGGTGTCGAGTTTTGGAGGTGATGTAACGTGCGCACAGAAGATGTCTGCAGCCACTGATGGCAAAGGCTGGATTGTAACGGAGTCTATGTCTTTACATGATGTGCCATTTGGAGACCATTATTAT